From Topomyia yanbarensis strain Yona2022 chromosome 1, ASM3024719v1, whole genome shotgun sequence, one genomic window encodes:
- the LOC131680970 gene encoding uncharacterized protein LOC131680970, whose amino-acid sequence MAKEAQPTRSNKDETEINRLFGTQQKTTQRCQRTPHLGKAWRCPVMEQRKNPSKQSCKPRRTPVRNLSQQFTWTPRMQNRNHSTNWQPNLNSRKFRSSGFAMALKTSVTSVWLTTARGIRVGIGAIHVLAAQQVPHS is encoded by the exons ATGGCAAAAGAAGCACAACCTACTCGTAGTAACAAGGATGAAACGGAAATCAATCGCCTGTTCGGCACTCAACAAAAGACCACCCAACGTTGCCA ACGAACTCCACACCTCGGAAAAGCGTGGCGATGTCCGGTGATGGAACAGCGGAAAAACCCTTCAAAACAATCCTGCAAGCCACGAAGGACGCCGGTAAGGAACCTTTCTCAGCAATTTACGTGGACGCCAAGAATGCAAAATCGGAATCACTCTACCAACTGGCAGCCAAATCTCAACTCAAGAAAATTCAGAAGCTCTGGGTTCGCGATGGCTTTAAAAACGTCGGTAACGAGTGTATGGCTCACAACCGCACGGGGGATACGGGTTGGGATTGGAGCGATTCATGTGCTGGCTGCTCAACAGGTACCACATTCGTGA